The following are encoded together in the Tistrella mobilis genome:
- a CDS encoding LysE family translocator, with amino-acid sequence MSPETWIAFAAASAALLVMPGPTVLLVISYALSHGRRTAGAVVGGVALGDLTAMTASMAGMGALLATSATVFTIVKIAGAAYLVWLGLKLWRAPVAVDAAGLVAEAPPAETRLGRVFLHAWLVTALNPKGIVFFVAFLPQFIDPTAPLLPQMAILEATFIGLAVLNVSLYGLGAARARRVIRRPAVQRAVNRTGGTLMIGAGLATALMRRSPG; translated from the coding sequence ATGTCGCCTGAAACCTGGATCGCCTTCGCCGCCGCCTCGGCGGCGCTGCTCGTCATGCCGGGGCCGACCGTGCTTCTGGTCATCTCCTATGCGCTGTCCCATGGCCGCCGCACCGCCGGTGCGGTGGTTGGCGGGGTGGCGCTGGGGGATCTGACCGCGATGACGGCGTCGATGGCCGGCATGGGGGCGCTGCTTGCCACCTCGGCCACCGTCTTCACCATCGTGAAGATCGCGGGCGCCGCCTATCTGGTCTGGCTGGGGCTGAAGCTCTGGCGGGCGCCGGTCGCCGTCGATGCGGCGGGGCTGGTCGCCGAGGCGCCGCCCGCTGAAACCCGGCTCGGCCGGGTGTTCCTGCATGCCTGGCTGGTGACCGCGCTCAACCCCAAGGGCATCGTGTTCTTCGTGGCCTTCCTGCCGCAATTCATCGACCCCACGGCGCCGCTGCTGCCGCAGATGGCGATCCTCGAGGCGACTTTCATCGGCCTCGCCGTCCTCAATGTGTCGCTCTACGGGCTGGGGGCCGCGCGGGCGCGGCGGGTGATCCGGCGTCCGGCCGTGCAGCGGGCGGTCAACCGCACCGGCGGCACGCTGATGATCGGGGCCGGGCTCGCCACGGCGCTGATGCGCCGGAGCCCCGGCTGA
- a CDS encoding DMT family transporter: MALSTQARGTALATAGILTLTPDTLLVRLIAADPWLLLFWRGGLMALTILIAWWAVTREPPWRALTRIGRTGWASGMALGLGSVCFILSLNYTAVANTLVIISSGSLFGALLSRAFLGEPVPLRTWAAIGAALAGIALLVFGGRIFGDDTAGQTGSRLGDLIALVAALLMAIHLVILRASGGRIPSTPVVGVGGLTCCITGLAVALGLGLRPLLPDADVVPLVLVYGLVVLPVSFALISSAPRYIPAAEVSLIMLAEAVIGPFWVWLAVDEVPPTATFAGGAVVLTTLVLHGIAGFRAERRRRLA; encoded by the coding sequence ATGGCGCTCTCCACACAGGCGCGCGGCACCGCGCTTGCCACCGCAGGCATTCTGACCCTTACACCAGACACGCTTCTGGTGCGGTTGATCGCCGCCGATCCCTGGCTGCTGCTGTTCTGGCGCGGCGGGCTGATGGCGCTGACCATCCTGATCGCCTGGTGGGCGGTGACCCGCGAACCGCCCTGGCGGGCGCTCACCCGCATCGGCCGCACCGGCTGGGCCTCGGGCATGGCGCTGGGGCTTGGATCCGTCTGCTTCATCCTGTCGCTGAACTACACCGCGGTCGCCAATACGCTGGTGATCATTTCCTCCGGCTCGCTGTTCGGCGCGCTGCTGTCGCGCGCCTTTCTGGGCGAGCCGGTGCCGCTGCGCACCTGGGCCGCCATCGGTGCGGCCCTGGCGGGCATCGCCCTTCTGGTCTTCGGCGGCCGGATCTTCGGCGACGATACGGCGGGCCAGACCGGCAGCCGGCTGGGCGACCTGATCGCGCTGGTCGCCGCCCTGCTGATGGCGATCCATCTGGTGATCCTGCGCGCCAGCGGCGGCCGCATCCCCTCAACCCCCGTGGTCGGGGTGGGCGGGCTGACCTGCTGCATCACCGGCCTTGCGGTCGCACTGGGCCTTGGCCTGCGGCCGCTGCTGCCGGATGCGGATGTCGTGCCGCTGGTGCTGGTCTACGGGCTGGTGGTGCTGCCGGTCTCTTTCGCGCTGATCTCGTCCGCGCCCCGCTACATTCCGGCGGCCGAGGTCAGCCTGATCATGCTGGCAGAGGCGGTGATCGGCCCGTTCTGGGTCTGGCTGGCGGTCGATGAAGTGCCGCCCACCGCCACCTTCGCCGGCGGCGCGGTGGTGCTGACCACCCTGGTCCTGCACGGCATCGCCGGTTTCCGCGCCGAGCGGCGCCGGCGTCTGGCCTGA
- a CDS encoding enoyl-CoA hydratase-related protein has translation METSFRDGVATVRFDDGKANALDVGWFTRLDAALDEVEAAEARALVLAGRDGMFSAGLNLKILPGMSGPGFIAFFEQFSRLVLRLHGLGLPTVAALTGHAIAGGAILAYACDMRCMTAGPYRLQLNETAIGMPLPAWMLMVAQSVVPRHLEARALLHAEAFSAEAALAENLIDDIEVDPASTVARAERMARDLAERLSPAAYAATKARLRGPLIRAALDGLAADLATLR, from the coding sequence ATGGAGACCAGCTTCCGGGACGGGGTCGCCACCGTCCGCTTCGACGACGGCAAGGCCAATGCGCTCGACGTCGGTTGGTTCACCCGGCTGGATGCGGCGCTGGACGAGGTCGAGGCGGCGGAGGCCCGCGCCCTGGTGCTGGCCGGGCGCGACGGCATGTTTTCGGCCGGGCTGAACCTGAAGATTCTGCCCGGCATGTCCGGCCCCGGGTTCATTGCCTTTTTCGAGCAGTTCTCGCGGCTGGTGCTGCGCCTGCACGGGCTGGGCCTGCCGACGGTGGCCGCCCTGACCGGCCATGCCATTGCCGGCGGTGCGATCCTGGCCTATGCCTGCGACATGCGCTGCATGACCGCCGGCCCCTATCGGCTGCAATTGAACGAGACCGCGATCGGCATGCCGCTGCCGGCCTGGATGCTGATGGTGGCGCAAAGCGTGGTGCCCCGGCATCTGGAGGCGCGGGCGCTGCTGCATGCCGAAGCCTTCTCGGCCGAGGCGGCGCTGGCCGAGAATCTGATCGACGATATCGAGGTCGACCCCGCCAGCACCGTCGCCCGGGCGGAGCGCATGGCCCGGGATCTGGCCGAGCGTCTGTCGCCCGCCGCCTATGCCGCAACCAAGGCGCGGCTGCGCGGCCCCCTGATCCGCGCGGCACTGGACGGGCTGGCAGCCGATCTGGCGACGCTGCGCTGA
- a CDS encoding TonB-dependent hemoglobin/transferrin/lactoferrin family receptor encodes MNTTRLTNGLGHGLLALCLTLPATAFGQSAAQPVAAEREDDDRTEGADAPAGTGERLPPLSVIATRGTRSVDDIPGNVTVIDRQELDLRMVEDIGELVRHLPGIQVDRQTSGTNPFGDRTGFTIRGVSGNRILTLVDGSRTLERITDNTRDVVELTHMKRVEIQRGPASALWGSDALGGVVAFETMDPEDYLAVSGRDTAFRFDTTHSTLDDATGGVGAAALRYGDFAASLSLGRRVGHEPENRNARSSKAAGAVWDCYRNPGATPCGQLDPADIRADNVLAKLVWTPGSDHRIGLTLEHFERETEVEQLYDHGYDAAGNFVANYDRTQTLSRQRIALEHDWTVDFGPIETIRWQLSHSPQKSRREGTRDRILANGSSETRHDYLEYEEAFTEFDAQFDGGFATGPLSHRLTWGIDGDYTETDYERIDTTVNHTTGTTTVARAGGFNFANATTIRADAYVQDEIGLWNGRLRVTPALRLAHYAIDPHPNADYKPVDGAEPRKVTETEPTWKLGAVLDLDDSYSVYAQYAEGFKMPTAQQLYTSLPSTSFNLVPNPNLRPESVKNYEAGLRGRFRDGSFSVGGFYADYTDFIQSFVFLPNGDITYDNLTTVKVWGLEASGELYLDDLWSVTGALSAQRGKQQASPGEDTTAFDGAIPLGGTLGLHYDDSGMGLRASLYGTFQRGVTRTAGSNAYKPGGYGVFDFAAAWTPAHWITLRLGIDNIFDKRYFPSSATAYAAQPSGTSVANTNPIEAQVQPGRAFSLGATLTF; translated from the coding sequence ATGAACACCACACGGCTGACGAACGGCCTTGGCCATGGGCTGCTGGCCCTCTGCCTCACCCTGCCCGCCACCGCCTTCGGCCAGAGCGCGGCACAACCGGTGGCCGCAGAACGTGAAGACGACGACAGGACGGAAGGCGCAGACGCGCCGGCGGGCACAGGCGAAAGACTGCCGCCGCTGTCGGTGATCGCCACCCGCGGCACCCGGTCGGTCGACGACATCCCGGGTAATGTGACGGTGATCGACAGGCAGGAACTGGACCTGCGCATGGTGGAGGATATCGGCGAACTGGTCCGGCACCTGCCGGGCATCCAGGTCGACCGCCAGACCAGCGGCACCAACCCCTTCGGCGATCGCACCGGCTTCACCATCCGCGGCGTGTCGGGCAACCGCATCCTGACCCTGGTCGACGGCAGCCGGACCCTGGAGCGGATCACCGACAACACCCGCGACGTGGTCGAGCTGACCCATATGAAACGGGTGGAGATCCAACGCGGCCCGGCCTCGGCACTCTGGGGCAGCGATGCGCTGGGCGGCGTGGTGGCCTTCGAGACCATGGACCCGGAGGACTATCTGGCGGTCAGCGGCCGCGACACCGCCTTCCGCTTCGACACCACCCATTCGACGCTGGACGACGCGACCGGCGGCGTCGGGGCGGCGGCGCTGCGCTATGGCGATTTTGCGGCTTCGCTGTCGCTGGGCCGGCGTGTGGGCCACGAGCCCGAGAACCGCAATGCCCGCAGCTCCAAGGCGGCCGGGGCGGTCTGGGACTGCTATCGCAATCCCGGCGCCACGCCCTGCGGCCAGCTCGATCCGGCCGATATCCGCGCGGACAATGTGCTCGCCAAACTGGTCTGGACGCCCGGCAGCGATCATCGCATCGGCCTGACGCTGGAGCATTTCGAGCGCGAGACCGAGGTCGAGCAGCTTTACGACCACGGCTATGACGCGGCCGGCAATTTCGTCGCGAATTACGACCGGACCCAGACGCTCAGCCGGCAGCGCATCGCGCTGGAGCATGACTGGACGGTGGATTTCGGCCCGATCGAGACGATCCGCTGGCAGCTCTCGCATTCCCCGCAGAAGAGCAGGCGCGAGGGGACACGCGATCGCATCCTCGCCAACGGCAGCAGCGAAACCCGCCACGACTATCTGGAATACGAGGAAGCCTTCACAGAATTCGATGCCCAGTTCGATGGTGGTTTTGCGACCGGCCCGCTCAGCCACCGCCTGACCTGGGGTATCGACGGCGACTATACCGAAACCGATTACGAGCGCATCGACACCACGGTCAACCACACCACCGGCACCACCACGGTGGCCCGCGCCGGCGGCTTCAACTTCGCCAACGCCACCACGATCCGCGCCGATGCCTATGTCCAGGACGAGATCGGGCTCTGGAACGGAAGGTTGCGGGTGACCCCGGCGTTGCGCCTGGCGCATTACGCGATCGATCCCCATCCGAATGCCGATTACAAGCCGGTGGACGGGGCCGAACCGCGCAAGGTGACCGAGACCGAGCCGACCTGGAAACTGGGCGCGGTGCTGGATCTGGACGACAGCTATTCGGTCTATGCCCAGTATGCCGAGGGCTTCAAGATGCCGACGGCCCAGCAGCTTTATACCTCGCTGCCCAGCACGAGCTTCAACCTGGTCCCCAATCCGAACCTGCGCCCGGAATCGGTGAAGAATTACGAGGCGGGCCTGCGCGGGCGCTTCCGCGACGGCAGTTTCTCGGTGGGCGGCTTCTATGCCGACTATACCGATTTCATCCAGTCCTTCGTCTTCCTGCCCAATGGCGACATCACCTATGACAACCTGACCACGGTGAAGGTCTGGGGCCTGGAAGCCTCGGGCGAACTCTATCTGGACGATCTCTGGAGCGTGACCGGCGCGCTCTCGGCCCAGCGCGGCAAGCAGCAGGCCTCACCGGGTGAGGACACCACCGCCTTCGACGGCGCCATTCCGCTGGGTGGCACGCTGGGGCTGCATTACGACGACAGCGGGATGGGGCTGCGTGCCAGCCTTTACGGCACCTTCCAGCGCGGCGTGACCCGCACCGCCGGCAGCAATGCCTATAAGCCCGGCGGCTATGGCGTGTTCGATTTCGCCGCCGCCTGGACGCCCGCGCACTGGATCACGCTCCGCCTCGGCATCGACAACATCTTCGACAAGCGCTATTTCCCGAGTTCGGCCACGGCCTATGCCGCCCAGCCCTCCGGCACCTCGGTCGCCAACACCAACCCGATCGAGGCGCAGGTCCAGCCGGGCCGCGCGTTCTCGCTCGGCGCAACGCTGACCTTCTGA
- a CDS encoding DUF1344 domain-containing protein, which translates to MRKTLPVLVTALMLGGASLATAAGTSGTPSGAGGTTGSSQNANPTNPGTTPGIGTGSGAAAPGGTGAGAGTMTRQGTVASVSGDSVTLEDGTKFQVDDPQMSDVKAGDKVTVTYNQDGGTNKATSVRKGATDSLSGTGTDSTTTGSSATGGGGQMGAQPRAKGS; encoded by the coding sequence ATGCGTAAGACCCTGCCCGTTCTCGTGACCGCCCTCATGCTCGGCGGCGCCTCGCTCGCCACCGCGGCCGGCACCTCCGGCACGCCGTCCGGCGCCGGCGGAACCACCGGCAGCTCGCAGAACGCCAATCCGACCAATCCGGGCACCACGCCGGGCATCGGCACCGGCTCGGGCGCTGCCGCTCCGGGCGGCACGGGTGCCGGCGCCGGCACCATGACCAGGCAGGGCACCGTCGCCAGCGTCAGCGGCGACAGCGTGACCCTGGAAGACGGCACGAAGTTCCAGGTCGACGACCCGCAGATGAGCGACGTGAAGGCCGGTGACAAGGTCACCGTCACCTACAATCAGGACGGCGGCACCAACAAGGCCACCTCGGTGCGCAAGGGTGCGACCGACAGCCTGAGCGGCACCGGCACCGATTCGACCACCACCGGCTCGTCGGCGACCGGCGGCGGCGGCCAGATGGGCGCCCAGCCCCGCGCCAAGGGCAGCTGA
- a CDS encoding methylmalonyl-CoA mutase family protein, protein MKPVQTSNPLEPATPLAADFDPPSRDAWMALVEKTLKGAPYEKKLRWKTREGLSVEPLYTPEDGIAARMLPRPATGDAARPWDLRTLIRHPDPATANTQVLEDLENGAASVLLRLDPTGRDGIAAVSAEDLATVLDGVMIDLAPVGLDAGALDVEAAGWLAGFARSQPGAIRAPLAFNMDPVSAFAASGTAPGSVQARVARAAALAKRLAPDLLEARFLRASGQVVHEAGGGEAQELGVMAAAAVLYVKALVEAGFGVEEAFARVTLGLAVDGEYFTSLAKLRAARAIWGRITAASGVEVPARIEARSSARMLSKVDPWVNLLRLTAAGFAGAVGGADVVVLAPFTDAIGHPGALARRQARNTQLVLMEESHLGRVADPAAGAWALEQLTDGFARAGWAAFQAIEQAGGLIAALEAGIVQERAAATRAAIEAAVAKRQTGLIGVSEFPNLGDVAPTMDEVDPASFARPMPEIAADGPASACTPLAPMRLAEPYERLREAARGLTADGSYPKALLVTLGTPADYTARLTFTRNLLAAGGIDADIHDGIDGLPADARLAVLCSSDARYAEEAAAAAAALKAAGAAHVWLAGRPGELEAALTGAGVSRFLAAGMDALALLAEAHAAVATPSAGTEA, encoded by the coding sequence GTGAAACCTGTGCAGACGAGCAATCCCCTCGAACCCGCCACCCCGCTGGCCGCGGATTTCGATCCGCCGTCGCGGGATGCCTGGATGGCCCTGGTCGAGAAGACGCTGAAGGGCGCACCCTACGAGAAGAAGCTGCGCTGGAAGACCCGGGAGGGGTTGAGCGTCGAGCCGCTCTACACGCCCGAAGACGGCATCGCCGCCCGGATGCTGCCGCGCCCCGCCACGGGTGATGCGGCGCGGCCCTGGGATCTGCGCACGCTGATCCGCCACCCCGATCCCGCCACCGCCAATACCCAGGTGCTCGAGGATCTGGAGAACGGCGCCGCCTCGGTGCTGCTGCGCCTGGACCCGACCGGCCGCGACGGCATCGCCGCGGTCTCGGCCGAGGATCTGGCGACGGTGCTCGACGGCGTGATGATCGATCTGGCGCCGGTCGGGCTCGATGCCGGCGCACTCGATGTCGAGGCGGCCGGCTGGCTCGCCGGTTTCGCCCGCAGCCAGCCCGGCGCCATCCGCGCGCCGCTCGCCTTCAACATGGATCCGGTTTCGGCCTTTGCGGCCAGCGGTACCGCACCCGGATCGGTTCAGGCCCGGGTCGCCCGGGCGGCGGCGCTGGCGAAGCGCCTGGCGCCGGATCTGCTGGAAGCCCGCTTCCTGCGCGCCTCGGGCCAGGTGGTCCACGAGGCCGGCGGCGGCGAGGCCCAGGAACTGGGCGTGATGGCGGCGGCCGCCGTGCTTTACGTGAAGGCGCTGGTCGAGGCGGGCTTCGGGGTCGAGGAGGCCTTCGCCCGCGTCACGCTTGGCCTTGCGGTCGATGGCGAGTACTTCACCTCGCTCGCCAAGCTGCGTGCGGCGCGGGCGATCTGGGGGCGGATCACCGCTGCCTCCGGCGTGGAGGTTCCGGCCCGGATCGAGGCGCGGTCGTCGGCACGCATGCTTTCGAAGGTCGACCCCTGGGTGAACCTGCTGCGGCTGACCGCGGCCGGCTTTGCCGGTGCGGTGGGCGGCGCCGATGTGGTCGTGCTCGCCCCCTTCACCGATGCGATCGGCCATCCGGGCGCGCTTGCCCGCCGCCAGGCCCGCAACACCCAGCTGGTGCTGATGGAGGAAAGCCATCTGGGCCGGGTTGCCGACCCCGCCGCCGGCGCCTGGGCGCTGGAGCAGCTGACCGACGGCTTCGCCCGCGCCGGCTGGGCCGCCTTCCAGGCGATCGAGCAGGCCGGCGGCCTGATCGCGGCGCTGGAAGCCGGCATCGTGCAGGAGCGTGCCGCCGCCACCCGGGCCGCGATCGAGGCCGCGGTGGCGAAGCGCCAGACCGGCCTGATCGGCGTCTCGGAATTCCCCAATCTGGGCGATGTCGCCCCCACCATGGACGAGGTCGACCCCGCGTCCTTCGCCCGGCCGATGCCCGAGATCGCGGCCGACGGCCCGGCATCCGCCTGCACCCCGCTTGCCCCCATGCGCCTGGCCGAGCCTTACGAGCGGCTGCGCGAGGCCGCCCGCGGCCTCACGGCCGACGGCTCGTATCCGAAGGCGCTGCTGGTGACGCTGGGTACGCCGGCCGACTATACCGCCCGGCTGACCTTCACCCGCAACCTGCTGGCCGCGGGCGGTATCGATGCCGATATTCATGACGGCATCGATGGTCTGCCGGCCGATGCGCGCCTTGCCGTGCTCTGCTCGTCGGATGCCCGCTATGCCGAAGAGGCGGCAGCCGCGGCTGCCGCGCTGAAGGCGGCCGGTGCCGCCCATGTCTGGCTGGCCGGCCGCCCGGGCGAGCTGGAGGCGGCGCTGACCGGGGCCGGTGTCTCGCGCTTCCTTGCCGCCGGCATGGATGCGCTCGCTTTGCTTGCCGAGGCCCATGCGGCCGTGGCCACCCCTTCCGCCGGTACGGAGGCCTGA
- the scpA gene encoding methylmalonyl-CoA mutase, producing MARTLPDFAALDFDAVTPAAAPDVAAAVEPWVTPEGIEVKPAYGPDALAGIDFTGTYPGVAPYVRGPYPTMYATNPWTIRQYAGFSTAEDSNAFYRRNLAAGQKGLSVAFDLATHRGYDSDHPRVKGDVGMAGVAIDSIYDMRTLFSGIPLDQMSVSMTMNGAILPVMALYIVAAEEQGVPHDKLTGTVQNDILKEFMVRNTYIYPPAPSMRIISDIFAYTAKEMPRFNSISISGYHMQEAGASADLELAYTLADGIEYIRAGVAAGMDVDRFAPRLSFFWAIGMNYFMETAKMRAARLLWAKLVKQHFNPKDPRSLSLRTHSQTSGWSLAAQDVFNNVARTCVEAMAAAAGQTQSLHTNSLDEAIALPTDFSARIARNTQLFLQTESGLTRLIDAWGGSHYVERLTHDLAQRALAHIEEVEALGGMTKAIEAGVPKLRIEESAARTQARIDSGRQSVVGVNRYRPDQEDDIPVLKVDNEGVRRQQLEKLARLKAERSQADVDAALAALEAGARSNGNLLELSVAAARAKATVGEISFALEKVFNRHAAQIRVNSGIYLPEVGEGNAVVERAREMIRAFKDLDGRAPRIMLAKMGQDGHDRGQKVIATAFSDLGFDVEIGPLFQTPEEAAKAAAETDAHVVGASSLAAGHLTLVPELRAELDAQGKDNVMIVVGGVIPPQDFQALLDGGAAAVYPPGTVIAEAAIDLLEKLNLRLGYTQPRPEGSAFAD from the coding sequence ATGGCACGTACGCTTCCCGATTTCGCCGCCCTGGATTTCGACGCCGTCACCCCTGCCGCCGCCCCCGATGTGGCGGCCGCGGTCGAGCCCTGGGTCACGCCCGAAGGCATCGAGGTGAAGCCGGCCTACGGGCCCGATGCGCTGGCCGGCATCGACTTCACCGGCACCTATCCGGGTGTGGCGCCCTATGTGCGCGGCCCCTATCCCACCATGTATGCCACCAATCCGTGGACGATCCGCCAGTATGCGGGCTTTTCGACCGCGGAAGACTCCAACGCCTTCTACCGCCGCAATCTCGCGGCCGGCCAGAAGGGCCTGTCGGTCGCCTTCGACCTTGCCACCCATCGCGGCTATGACAGCGATCATCCGCGGGTGAAGGGCGATGTCGGCATGGCCGGTGTCGCGATCGATTCGATCTACGACATGCGCACCCTGTTCAGCGGCATCCCGCTCGATCAGATGAGCGTGTCGATGACCATGAACGGCGCGATCCTGCCGGTGATGGCGCTCTATATCGTGGCGGCCGAAGAACAGGGCGTGCCGCACGACAAGCTGACCGGCACGGTTCAGAACGACATCCTCAAAGAATTCATGGTGCGGAACACCTATATCTATCCGCCCGCGCCGTCGATGAGGATCATCTCGGACATCTTCGCCTATACGGCGAAGGAGATGCCGCGCTTCAACTCGATCTCGATCTCCGGCTACCACATGCAGGAAGCCGGCGCCTCGGCCGATCTGGAACTGGCCTATACGCTGGCCGACGGCATCGAATACATCCGCGCCGGTGTCGCCGCCGGCATGGATGTCGACCGGTTCGCGCCGCGGCTCAGTTTCTTCTGGGCGATCGGGATGAACTACTTCATGGAGACGGCCAAGATGCGGGCGGCGCGCCTGCTCTGGGCGAAGCTCGTGAAGCAGCATTTCAATCCCAAGGATCCGCGCTCGCTGTCGCTGCGCACCCACAGCCAGACCTCGGGCTGGTCGCTGGCGGCGCAGGACGTGTTCAACAACGTCGCGCGCACCTGCGTCGAGGCGATGGCGGCGGCCGCCGGCCAGACCCAGAGCCTGCACACCAATTCGCTGGACGAGGCGATCGCGCTGCCGACCGATTTCTCGGCCCGCATCGCCCGCAACACCCAGCTGTTCCTGCAGACCGAAAGCGGCCTGACCAGGCTGATCGACGCCTGGGGCGGCAGCCATTATGTCGAGCGGCTGACCCATGATCTGGCGCAGCGCGCGCTGGCCCATATCGAAGAGGTCGAGGCGCTGGGCGGCATGACCAAGGCGATCGAGGCCGGCGTGCCCAAGCTGCGGATCGAAGAATCCGCCGCGCGCACCCAGGCCCGGATCGACAGCGGCCGGCAAAGCGTGGTCGGCGTCAACCGCTACCGTCCGGATCAGGAAGACGACATTCCGGTGCTGAAGGTCGACAACGAGGGTGTGCGGCGCCAGCAGCTGGAAAAGCTTGCGCGGCTGAAGGCCGAGCGCAGCCAGGCCGATGTCGATGCGGCGCTGGCCGCGCTGGAAGCCGGCGCCCGCAGCAATGGCAACCTGCTGGAACTCTCGGTCGCGGCCGCCCGCGCCAAGGCGACGGTGGGCGAGATTTCCTTCGCACTGGAGAAGGTCTTCAACCGCCATGCGGCACAGATCCGCGTCAACAGCGGCATCTATCTGCCGGAAGTGGGCGAGGGCAATGCGGTGGTCGAGCGGGCGCGCGAGATGATCCGCGCCTTCAAGGATCTGGACGGCCGCGCGCCGCGGATCATGCTCGCCAAGATGGGTCAGGACGGCCATGACCGCGGCCAGAAGGTGATCGCCACCGCCTTCTCGGATCTGGGCTTCGACGTCGAAATCGGCCCGCTGTTCCAGACCCCGGAAGAGGCAGCAAAGGCCGCGGCCGAAACCGATGCCCATGTCGTGGGTGCCAGCTCCCTCGCCGCCGGTCATCTGACGCTCGTGCCGGAACTGCGGGCGGAACTGGATGCCCAGGGCAAGGACAATGTGATGATCGTGGTCGGCGGCGTGATCCCGCCCCAGGACTTCCAGGCCCTGCTGGACGGCGGCGCCGCTGCGGTCTACCCGCCCGGCACGGTCATCGCCGAGGCGGCGATCGACCTGCTGGAGAAGCTGAACCTGCGCCTGGGTTATACCCAGCCGCGGCCCGAAGGCTCTGCCTTCGCGGATTAA